The Magnetococcales bacterium sequence CAGTGGGGCGGAGGTTTTCGAGGTCGTCAATCAGGTTCGGGGAGGAGAACTGGATCTCCTGTACATGGCCCCGGAACGGATCCTCCTTGAATCTTCTCTCGACCTCCTGGGCCGCATCCCCCTGGCCCTGTTCGCCATCGACGAGGCCCACTGCGTTTCCCAGTGGGGACATGATTTTCGTCCCCATTACCTGGGACTTGACATCCTGGCGGATCGTTTCCCGGGAGTTCCTCGCCTGGCCTTGACGGCTACCGCCGATCCGCCAACCCGTTCCGAGATCCTGGCGCGACTGCGGATGGAAGGGGCGCGCCCGTTCATCGCCCGGTTCGACCGACCCAACATTCGCTATCGGGTCACGGTCAAAAACGATCCCAAGCGGCAATTATTGCGCTTCCTGGAAAAGGAACATCCCCTCGATGCCGGAATCGTTTATTGTCTTTCCCGGGCCCGGGTCGAGGAGACTGCCGATTGGTTGGTGGATAACGGTTTTCCCGCGCTTCCCTATCATGCGGGCCTGGACAACGAGGTACGCCGCCGGAACCAGCAGCGGTTCCTTTTCGAAAACGGCACGATCATGGTGGCGACCATCGCCTTTGGCATGGGAATCGACAAACCCGATGTCCGCTTCGTCGCCCATCTTGATATGCCCAAAAGCCTCGAAGCCTATTATCAGGAAACAGGACGGGCGGGACGCGATGGCCTTCCCGCCAACGCCTTTCTGACCTATGGGCTTGAAGATGTCGTCCTGTTGCGGCAATTCATCGAAGGATCCCAGGCGGAGGACCGGATCAAACGAATCGCCCTGCGCAAACTGGAGTCGATGATCGGTTACTGTGAAACGGTCCATTGCCGCCGCCGGGTGGTTCTCGGATATTTCGGGGACGACGCTCCGGAAAACTGCAACAATTGTGATACCTGCCTTGATCCGGTAGCAACCTGGGATGGACTGGTGGTGGCCCAGAAGGCCTTGTCGTGTGTCTTTCGGACGGGACAGAAGTTTGGCGTATCGCATCTGGTCGATGTCCTGACCGGCAAGAAGAACGAAAAGGTGCTGCGGTTCGGTCATGACAAGGTGAGTACCTTCGGTATTGGCAAGGAATTGAACGCCAGTCAGTGGCGTTCGGTCTTTCGCCAGTTGCTGGCGGGAAAGTATCTTGAAATCGATTTCGAGGGACATGGATCGTTGCGTCTGTGTGAATCGAGCCGTCCTATTTTGCGCGGAGCGCAGCCAATCGTATTTCGCAAGGATGTCATTTCGCCAAAACTGGCCGCCAGGGAAAAGGTCAAACCGTTGGAGCGTGAACGTTCGCGAACGGAAGGGTTTGCCACGGTGCGGCAGGGGGAATTGTTCGAGGCGCTGCGGTCGATGCGCAGTGAACTGGCCAAGGAACAAAACATTCCACCCTACGTCATCTTTCATGATGCGACGCTGCGCCAGATCATCGAGGCAATGCCCACGACACTGGAGGAGCTGGGCCGGGTCCAGGGCGTGGGATCGCGAAAGCTGAAAAATTATGGCGAGCGCGTGCTGCGTCTCGTGATGGAGCATTTATGATTTTAAGAAAAGGATGAAATTCATGACTGGCGACATCAAGGATTTTGGTCACGGAATCACCCGTATCGATACCCATTATATCCGTCCAGGCCTCGCCGGTTCCTGGCTGGTGATCGA is a genomic window containing:
- the recQ gene encoding DNA helicase RecQ, with translation MAVLRRYFGYERFRGFQREIIKHVMQGGDALVIMPTGGGKSLCFQIPALLRPGVGVVISPLIALMQDQVGALRQNGIRAAFVNSSLSGAEVFEVVNQVRGGELDLLYMAPERILLESSLDLLGRIPLALFAIDEAHCVSQWGHDFRPHYLGLDILADRFPGVPRLALTATADPPTRSEILARLRMEGARPFIARFDRPNIRYRVTVKNDPKRQLLRFLEKEHPLDAGIVYCLSRARVEETADWLVDNGFPALPYHAGLDNEVRRRNQQRFLFENGTIMVATIAFGMGIDKPDVRFVAHLDMPKSLEAYYQETGRAGRDGLPANAFLTYGLEDVVLLRQFIEGSQAEDRIKRIALRKLESMIGYCETVHCRRRVVLGYFGDDAPENCNNCDTCLDPVATWDGLVVAQKALSCVFRTGQKFGVSHLVDVLTGKKNEKVLRFGHDKVSTFGIGKELNASQWRSVFRQLLAGKYLEIDFEGHGSLRLCESSRPILRGAQPIVFRKDVISPKLAAREKVKPLERERSRTEGFATVRQGELFEALRSMRSELAKEQNIPPYVIFHDATLRQIIEAMPTTLEELGRVQGVGSRKLKNYGERVLRLVMEHL